The following coding sequences are from one Aethina tumida isolate Nest 87 chromosome 2, icAetTumi1.1, whole genome shotgun sequence window:
- the LOC109600738 gene encoding lipopolysaccharide-induced tumor necrosis factor-alpha factor-like, translated as MEKGNPPPYPAYPSLPPESPPMQATQAFIPPPLGPDPSNTICHNCRAHIRTTVTTQANTKTHLFAFLCCLAGCWLCCCIPYCVDSCMSKRHECPECHAFLGEYQG; from the exons ATGGAGAAAGGTAATCCACCGCCATATCCGGCATATCCGTCTCTGCCACCAGAATCGCCACCAATGCAAGCAACTCAAG CATTTATTCCGCCGCCCCTTGGGCCTGACCCTTCTAACACAATATGTCACAACTGTCGTGCCCATATCAGAACAACGGTGACCACGCAGGCCAATACGAAGACACATTTATTCGCATTCTTGTGTTGTCTTGCTGG GTGTTGGTTATGTTGTTGCATTCCATACTGTGTAGATTCGTGTATGTCTAAAAGACACGAATGCCCGGAATGTCACGCGTTCCTTGGTGAATATCAAGGTTAG